The genomic segment GGCCGAGACGTTCCGCATCCCCGACGGCTACTTCCTGGGCCCCGACGTCGACGGCTCCGCGGGCAAGGGCCGCATCGGCTCGATCCCGCGCGCCACCGACTGGCTGTTTCTGCGGGCCGCCCTCTACGGCTACATCGCCGAACTCGACAACGCCGACCGGGCCACGGCCCGCGCCGACTTCCAGCGCTGGGACATCCAGGCGCTGTTCCTGCCCGACCAGATCACCGGGCCCGAGGGGCCGCTGTTCCGCTCGGCCGTCGAGATCACCGCACGCGACCTGCTGGGCGAGCCGGAGCGGGTGGACGACGTGCTGGTGTGGCGCATCCGTCCCGGAGTGGACCCGGTCGACCGGTGAGGAGGGGACTACCGTGGACGGCGTGACAACTTCCACGCTCACTGTCCTGCGGCCCGGCCTGGTCGACTATCGCGAGGCCTGGGACGAGCAGCGGCGCCTGCACGACGCCGTGGCGGACGGCACCCAGCCCGACACCGTGCTGCTGCTGGAGCACCCCAGCGTGCTCACGGCGGGCAAGCGCACCGAGCCCGCCGACCTGCCGATCGACGGCACCCCCGTCGTCGACGTCGACCGTGGCGGCAAGATCACCTGGCACGGCCCGGGCCAGCTGGTCGGCTACCCGATCCTCAAGCTGCCCGACCCGATCGACGTGGTGGCCTACGTCCGCCGTACGGAACAGATGTTGATCGACGTGTGCGCCGAGTTCGGGGTCACCGCCGCCCGCTCCGACATCAAGGGCCGCAGCGGCGCCTGGGTCCTGGCCGACGACCGCGGCCCCGACCGCAAGATCGCCGCGATCGGCATCCGGGTCGCCCGCGGCGTCACCCAGCACGGCTTCGCCATCAACGCCGACTGCGACCTGACCAATTTCGACCGGTTCACCCCGTGCGGCATCCGCGACGCGGGCGTCACGTCGCTCAGCGCCGAACTGGGCCGCGACGTGACCGTGGCCGAGGTGCTGCCGGTGGTCGAGAAGCACCTCACTACCCTGCTCTGATGGCTCTCTATCGGGACCCGCAG from the Paractinoplanes abujensis genome contains:
- the lipB gene encoding lipoyl(octanoyl) transferase LipB yields the protein MTTSTLTVLRPGLVDYREAWDEQRRLHDAVADGTQPDTVLLLEHPSVLTAGKRTEPADLPIDGTPVVDVDRGGKITWHGPGQLVGYPILKLPDPIDVVAYVRRTEQMLIDVCAEFGVTAARSDIKGRSGAWVLADDRGPDRKIAAIGIRVARGVTQHGFAINADCDLTNFDRFTPCGIRDAGVTSLSAELGRDVTVAEVLPVVEKHLTTLL